In the Terriglobia bacterium genome, one interval contains:
- a CDS encoding YtxH domain-containing protein gives MNMKTNGNVWPYVALGSAIGGAVGYLFMTESGQKIRHSITHPDELADNLEDVRGFIESKARIVTDQVHGVLNRAKYGIEEGERAYREAEQNFQSRVHEFQGKSGDIASDVHKAVDNVNRTAVTIEQSVLDPVCELGALYRGIDRGIRAVFGKSTAQLESEIPEPMYRDTRVMGD, from the coding sequence ATGAACATGAAAACGAATGGAAATGTCTGGCCGTATGTTGCTCTCGGCTCTGCCATTGGCGGGGCCGTCGGATACTTGTTCATGACCGAATCCGGACAGAAGATCCGGCATTCGATTACTCATCCCGATGAACTCGCGGATAATCTTGAGGATGTGCGCGGTTTCATCGAAAGCAAGGCGAGAATTGTCACCGACCAGGTTCACGGAGTCCTGAACAGGGCGAAGTATGGGATTGAAGAAGGGGAACGGGCCTACCGTGAGGCCGAGCAGAACTTTCAATCGCGCGTCCACGAATTTCAGGGCAAAAGCGGCGACATTGCGTCGGACGTCCATAAGGCGGTCGACAATGTGAACCGGACGGCAGTGACGATCGAACAGAGCGTGCTCGATCCGGTTTGCGAACTGGGCGCCCTCTATCGCGGTATCGACCGCGGCATTCGCGCCGTCTTCGGGAAGAGCACAGCGCAGCTCGAAAGCGAGATCCCGGAGCC